One genomic window of Thalassoroseus pseudoceratinae includes the following:
- a CDS encoding phytanoyl-CoA dioxygenase family protein has translation MSTEPKFAITPTQAELDQLERNLKFHPANASQADTLSAEQIEQFNKNGYLRPLPLFNDTEAAELRGYFDQLLEDAIAAGGDSYSISTAHLKHGRVYDLLTHPKIISVVKDLLGENVVAWGSHFFCKMPHDGKQVAWHQDASYWPLSPSKAVTVWLAIDDADTENACMRFISGSHHYGHMTYRPADSSEHSVLDQVIENVEQYGTPVDDELKAGEFSVHSDLLLHGSEANESDRRRCGLTLRYCAADVRAGMDWNKKGVVVNGEDPSGHWANPPRPGTP, from the coding sequence ATGAGTACCGAACCGAAATTCGCGATCACCCCCACGCAAGCCGAGTTGGATCAGCTGGAGCGGAACCTCAAATTCCACCCCGCCAATGCATCACAGGCGGACACACTTTCCGCCGAGCAAATTGAGCAATTCAACAAGAACGGTTATTTGCGACCGCTCCCACTATTCAACGACACCGAAGCCGCCGAATTGCGGGGGTACTTCGATCAGCTGTTAGAAGACGCGATCGCTGCGGGTGGGGATAGTTATTCAATCAGCACCGCCCATCTCAAGCACGGTCGAGTGTATGACTTGCTCACGCATCCGAAGATCATCAGCGTCGTGAAGGATCTTCTCGGCGAAAACGTGGTCGCGTGGGGATCGCACTTCTTTTGCAAGATGCCGCACGATGGCAAGCAAGTCGCATGGCATCAGGACGCCAGTTATTGGCCGCTGAGTCCGTCGAAAGCCGTCACCGTGTGGCTCGCCATCGACGATGCCGACACCGAAAACGCGTGCATGCGGTTCATCAGCGGTAGCCATCATTATGGTCACATGACCTATCGTCCCGCGGATTCTTCGGAACACAGTGTCCTCGATCAAGTCATCGAAAACGTCGAGCAGTACGGCACGCCGGTCGATGACGAACTCAAAGCCGGTGAGTTTTCTGTCCATTCGGATTTGCTGCTGCACGGTTCCGAAGCGAATGAGTCTGACCGCCGCCGCTGCGGTCTCACACTTCGCTATTGTGCGGCCGATGTGCGAGCGGGAATGGACTGGAACAAGAAAGGTGTTGTCGTCAACGGCGAAGACCCCAGCGGTCACTGGGCCAACCCACCACGACCGGGAACCCCGTAA
- the polX gene encoding DNA polymerase/3'-5' exonuclease PolX, with the protein MQNADVARIFDTLADLLEIQEANPFRVRAYRNASRTVEGLTESLSSIIEDPDRTLSDLPGIGKDLAEKIKTILETNTLPQLEELKSKIPPGVVQMLNLPGIGPKKVAVMFRELKVNTLEDLRAAGENGQISALKGFGKKTEQTILENIDSVAAAEQRFYLSDAIHAGEAIVASLRELESVTQADLAGSSRRRKETTGDLDVLAIAEDSEEPMDHLAEHELVAQVLQRGPTKMRVRLHLGIELDLRVVPEESYGAAMVYFTGSKEHNIVLRKRAQERKLKLNEYGVSPEGKDKSKPVRTEEDVYKLLDLPWIPPELREDRGEFDAAESDKLPELVDVDDIRGDLHMHTTASDGKNSILEMAEAAKKLGRKYIAITDHSKRVSMANGLDAKRLREHWKDIDKANDEIKGIEIWKGIECDILEDATLDLPDDVLAEADWVIAVLHYGLKQPKDQINKRMMAAIQNPHVHCIGHPTGRLLLRRPGAEMDFHDILKAAADHGVLMEINASPERLDLSDVHAQAAADMGIPIVIDTDAHSTTGFHTMKYGVYQARRAGLEKKHIANTRTPKQFRKLLRTS; encoded by the coding sequence ATGCAAAACGCCGACGTCGCCCGCATCTTTGACACCCTCGCGGACCTGCTGGAAATTCAGGAAGCCAACCCCTTCCGTGTGCGTGCCTACCGCAATGCTTCGCGGACTGTGGAAGGGCTGACCGAATCTCTGTCCTCTATCATCGAAGACCCCGACCGCACCCTGAGCGATCTTCCCGGTATCGGCAAAGACTTGGCAGAGAAGATCAAAACGATTCTGGAAACCAACACACTGCCGCAACTCGAGGAATTGAAATCCAAAATTCCGCCCGGCGTGGTGCAGATGTTGAACCTGCCCGGCATCGGACCGAAGAAAGTCGCGGTGATGTTTCGCGAACTCAAGGTAAACACACTGGAAGACCTACGAGCCGCCGGTGAGAATGGCCAGATCAGTGCGCTCAAAGGGTTTGGTAAGAAGACCGAACAGACGATCCTCGAAAACATCGACTCCGTCGCCGCCGCCGAACAACGGTTTTACTTGAGCGATGCAATTCATGCGGGCGAGGCGATCGTCGCGTCGTTGCGGGAATTGGAAAGCGTCACGCAAGCCGACTTGGCGGGCAGTTCGCGTCGTCGCAAAGAAACCACGGGGGATCTCGACGTTCTCGCAATCGCCGAGGACTCCGAGGAACCGATGGACCATCTCGCCGAACATGAACTCGTCGCGCAAGTCCTGCAACGTGGACCAACGAAAATGCGAGTCCGCCTGCATTTGGGGATCGAACTCGATCTTCGTGTGGTGCCCGAGGAATCCTACGGAGCGGCGATGGTCTACTTCACCGGCTCGAAGGAACACAATATTGTGCTCCGCAAACGGGCCCAGGAACGCAAGCTGAAACTCAATGAGTACGGTGTGTCTCCTGAGGGGAAAGACAAATCGAAACCAGTTCGCACTGAGGAAGACGTTTACAAGTTGCTCGATCTGCCCTGGATTCCGCCGGAACTTCGCGAAGACCGGGGCGAATTTGACGCCGCCGAGAGTGACAAACTTCCCGAGTTGGTCGATGTCGACGACATCCGTGGCGATCTGCACATGCATACGACCGCCAGTGACGGCAAGAACTCCATCCTCGAAATGGCCGAAGCCGCCAAGAAACTCGGCCGCAAATACATCGCCATCACCGATCACTCCAAACGCGTCTCGATGGCCAACGGTCTCGATGCGAAACGGCTTCGCGAGCACTGGAAGGACATCGACAAAGCCAACGACGAAATCAAAGGCATCGAGATTTGGAAGGGCATCGAGTGCGACATTCTCGAAGACGCCACGCTCGATTTGCCCGACGATGTGCTCGCCGAGGCGGACTGGGTGATTGCGGTGTTGCATTACGGACTCAAGCAACCGAAGGATCAAATCAACAAGCGGATGATGGCGGCGATTCAGAATCCTCATGTGCATTGCATCGGCCATCCGACGGGACGATTGCTGCTGCGGCGACCGGGGGCGGAGATGGACTTTCACGACATTCTGAAAGCCGCCGCCGATCATGGGGTGCTGATGGAAATTAACGCCAGCCCCGAACGCTTGGATCTCAGCGACGTCCACGCCCAAGCCGCCGCCGACATGGGCATTCCCATCGTCATCGACACCGACGCCCACAGCACTACCGGTTTCCACACCATGAAATATGGCGTCTATCAAGCCCGCCGCGCCGGCCTGGAAAAGAAACACATCGCCAACACCCGAACACCGAAGCAATTCCGCAAACTGCTACGGACTTCGTAG
- a CDS encoding coiled-coil domain-containing protein, whose protein sequence is MSAARPTSVPNQPGADAAPEPHLKLAPPSRLSPAVKPKAGSPLSALADERDALHEASQAAENLQNRLAQVEAAEQALREQIEAFERDRSAWIEEKSQADQAIRERVQLADQRDRELDSRFAESEQLNQEIASRADELDQARRALLSERETLRESVLAELATEREELEESRAELATERGRFAQEVDQHRRDHEAALEAVDQLLEQERKQLVEAVRVELDAERAKFQEEKDTWKQECDAERNELQKLREQGEQELTELRTQLETEMAERQAERDAEFQQRQDEWNTKFQSQSESLAAEQQDFETHRREIEERHTTAVEHFRQEQANFDNRRHFQEEHLKKSREELKAEKLEARRERQKQRQHLLWQEDLTRRGREQLRQHRKRLAETEASIERERDALAEQRELIQAELQADREQVAEERQKWMEERSVQQATLDQQYATFGEYAAELDRRRERLDQFRTELEETHRQSLETRLAVEEAWANFADTAGTEEANQRLEAARQAVVAFYEQLRTGIRAERESLAQTETVVRNQQVELARERETLTEWFGERESLLDQRDVELTRQTSDLETREAEWRTLRDRWQAEKLEAEQIIRELLDQVQHTTPPQSDRQAA, encoded by the coding sequence ATGAGCGCAGCTCGCCCCACGTCGGTACCGAATCAGCCGGGGGCTGATGCTGCGCCCGAACCGCATCTCAAGCTTGCCCCGCCATCTCGTCTCTCGCCTGCTGTCAAACCGAAAGCTGGCAGTCCTTTGTCGGCCTTGGCGGATGAACGCGACGCCCTCCACGAAGCGTCCCAAGCGGCGGAGAATCTTCAAAACCGGTTGGCCCAGGTCGAAGCCGCCGAGCAAGCCCTTCGCGAGCAAATTGAAGCCTTCGAACGCGATCGTTCTGCGTGGATCGAGGAGAAGTCCCAAGCAGATCAGGCTATTCGCGAACGTGTCCAGCTAGCGGACCAGCGAGATCGGGAACTCGATTCGCGATTTGCGGAGTCCGAGCAACTCAATCAGGAAATTGCGTCGCGTGCGGATGAATTAGACCAGGCTCGCAGGGCACTGTTGAGTGAACGCGAGACGCTTCGCGAAAGTGTCTTGGCGGAATTGGCCACCGAACGCGAGGAGTTGGAAGAATCCCGTGCGGAGTTGGCCACCGAACGCGGACGATTCGCTCAGGAAGTCGACCAGCACCGTCGCGATCACGAAGCGGCTCTCGAAGCGGTCGATCAACTTCTCGAGCAAGAGCGAAAACAGCTCGTGGAAGCGGTGCGGGTGGAACTCGATGCCGAACGGGCAAAGTTCCAAGAAGAGAAGGACACCTGGAAACAGGAGTGCGATGCCGAACGCAATGAGTTGCAAAAGCTCCGCGAACAAGGCGAACAAGAACTCACGGAGTTGCGAACCCAACTCGAAACCGAGATGGCCGAACGGCAAGCCGAACGAGACGCCGAGTTCCAACAACGCCAAGACGAATGGAACACCAAATTCCAATCGCAGTCGGAGTCTCTGGCCGCCGAGCAGCAGGATTTCGAGACGCATCGTCGGGAAATCGAAGAACGTCATACAACGGCCGTTGAACACTTCCGCCAAGAACAAGCCAACTTCGATAACCGTCGCCATTTCCAAGAAGAACACCTGAAGAAAAGTCGTGAGGAACTCAAAGCCGAAAAGCTAGAAGCCCGACGCGAACGCCAGAAGCAACGTCAGCATTTGCTTTGGCAGGAAGACTTAACTCGTCGCGGTCGGGAGCAATTGCGGCAACACCGCAAACGGTTGGCGGAAACGGAAGCCTCGATCGAACGAGAGCGAGACGCTCTGGCCGAGCAACGGGAACTCATTCAAGCGGAACTCCAGGCGGATCGGGAACAGGTGGCTGAGGAACGTCAAAAGTGGATGGAGGAGCGTTCCGTCCAACAAGCGACTCTCGATCAGCAGTATGCCACCTTCGGTGAGTACGCGGCTGAGTTGGATCGGCGACGGGAGCGACTCGATCAATTCCGAACGGAGTTGGAAGAGACGCATCGGCAGTCGCTCGAAACTCGATTGGCCGTCGAAGAAGCGTGGGCGAACTTCGCCGATACCGCCGGAACCGAGGAAGCAAACCAGCGATTGGAAGCGGCCCGTCAGGCGGTTGTCGCATTTTACGAACAGCTTCGCACCGGCATCCGAGCCGAACGCGAGTCGCTTGCTCAGACGGAAACCGTGGTGCGGAATCAACAAGTCGAACTGGCCCGCGAGCGGGAGACGCTCACCGAATGGTTCGGCGAACGCGAGTCGCTGCTTGATCAACGGGACGTCGAACTCACTCGGCAAACCAGTGACTTGGAAACCCGCGAAGCCGAATGGCGAACGCTACGGGATCGCTGGCAGGCCGAGAAACTCGAAGCCGAACAGATCATCCGAGAACTACTCGATCAAGTTCAACACACGACTCCCCCGCAGTCTGACCGACAAGCCGCTTAG
- a CDS encoding four-helix bundle copper-binding protein: protein MMLERRQFVAAGLAGMAAATLPNPLKADEHEHHASHDHDRSVFEKCAAACSECQRECNSCANHCAMMLKQGHSKHATTLATCQDCADMCVAAAQIVSRRGPFAELICKACADACAKCAEACKKFPDDKHMAECAKVCLECEKACREMLSA, encoded by the coding sequence ATGATGTTAGAACGAAGACAATTCGTCGCTGCCGGACTCGCCGGGATGGCTGCCGCAACGTTGCCGAATCCCCTGAAAGCCGATGAGCATGAACACCATGCCAGCCACGATCATGACCGTAGTGTGTTCGAAAAATGCGCGGCCGCTTGTTCGGAGTGCCAGCGCGAATGCAATTCATGCGCGAATCACTGCGCGATGATGCTAAAGCAAGGCCATTCGAAACATGCGACTACCCTCGCCACTTGTCAGGACTGTGCCGACATGTGCGTGGCGGCCGCGCAGATCGTGTCGCGCAGAGGCCCGTTCGCCGAACTGATCTGTAAAGCCTGTGCGGATGCCTGTGCGAAATGCGCAGAGGCCTGTAAGAAGTTTCCCGACGACAAGCATATGGCGGAGTGTGCGAAGGTTTGCCTCGAATGTGAAAAAGCGTGTCGCGAAATGCTGTCCGCATAG
- a CDS encoding homocysteine S-methyltransferase family protein: METTFRDRLRWAQPLLLDGATGTELDRRGLDLSAPLWSARSLLSHPEVVKEIHRSYVDAGADVITANTFRTHNRNVRDEFLNGRKMTRLAVAIGREAAGDRAYVLGSIAPLQDCYRPELTLPEDVLLDEHRQMAVNLVDAGVDGILVETQLTIREAVAATRAATETQLPTLVSFVCRMDGKLLSGEALSDAASAVMEFAPAALLVNCVPADVVADLLSVIHQTAPDVPLGAYANTGRYDEETGWSDTIAVNANAYAEFARDWLTSGATIIGGCCGTTPAHIRRLRQLLDE, from the coding sequence ATGGAGACTACTTTTCGCGACCGACTTCGTTGGGCTCAACCGTTGCTTCTTGACGGTGCCACCGGGACGGAGTTGGATCGGCGGGGGTTGGATTTGAGTGCGCCGTTGTGGTCGGCTCGGTCGTTGCTTTCACATCCGGAGGTTGTGAAGGAGATTCATCGGAGTTACGTTGACGCCGGTGCGGACGTCATCACCGCGAACACGTTTCGCACGCATAACCGCAACGTGCGCGACGAATTTTTGAATGGACGGAAGATGACTCGGTTGGCGGTTGCGATTGGTCGTGAAGCTGCCGGAGATCGCGCATATGTTCTGGGTTCGATCGCACCGTTGCAAGATTGTTACCGTCCCGAACTCACGCTGCCGGAGGACGTGCTGCTTGACGAACATCGTCAGATGGCGGTCAATTTGGTGGATGCGGGCGTGGACGGAATTCTCGTCGAAACGCAACTTACCATCCGTGAGGCCGTCGCTGCAACTCGGGCCGCGACTGAAACGCAACTGCCAACGCTCGTGAGTTTTGTGTGCAGGATGGATGGCAAATTGCTATCGGGCGAGGCGTTGTCCGATGCGGCGAGTGCCGTGATGGAATTTGCACCGGCCGCGTTACTCGTGAATTGTGTGCCAGCGGATGTGGTCGCCGACTTGCTCAGCGTGATACACCAGACCGCTCCGGATGTTCCGCTCGGCGCGTATGCGAACACAGGGCGATACGACGAAGAGACTGGTTGGAGCGACACGATCGCCGTCAATGCCAACGCCTATGCGGAGTTCGCTCGTGATTGGTTGACGAGCGGTGCCACGATCATCGGCGGATGTTGTGGCACGACGCCCGCACACATTCGACGGCTCCGTCAATTGCTCGATGAGTGA
- a CDS encoding carboxymuconolactone decarboxylase family protein yields the protein MPHVQPLDAGNAPQKSQPILKAIEEKFGQSLNIFSTAAHQPDILGGMTQINEGIRNDLPGTLRELAYLKSSQINQCDYCAHYHKQAAKQAGVTDQQLADIDNYRDSAAFSDEEKTVLAYAEQLTKAAQVDDATVKNLKNFLNEKQLVSLAGTVALANFTNRFNHGLDIQLP from the coding sequence ATGCCACACGTACAACCGCTTGATGCTGGCAACGCTCCCCAAAAGTCTCAGCCGATCCTGAAGGCGATCGAGGAAAAGTTCGGTCAGTCGTTGAACATCTTCAGCACGGCCGCCCATCAACCAGATATTCTGGGAGGAATGACGCAGATCAATGAGGGAATTCGCAATGATTTGCCAGGCACGTTGCGGGAGTTGGCTTACCTCAAATCGTCGCAGATCAATCAGTGCGATTACTGCGCTCACTATCACAAGCAAGCTGCGAAGCAAGCCGGAGTGACGGATCAACAACTCGCCGACATCGACAACTATCGCGACAGTGCCGCTTTCAGCGACGAAGAAAAAACCGTACTGGCCTACGCTGAGCAACTGACTAAGGCGGCTCAGGTCGATGACGCCACTGTGAAGAACCTGAAAAACTTCCTCAACGAGAAACAACTGGTTTCACTGGCGGGCACCGTGGCGTTGGCCAACTTCACCAACCGGTTCAACCATGGTTTGGATATCCAGTTGCCCTGA
- the trxA gene encoding thioredoxin — protein sequence MSDATMTFTDDNFESEVLQSDQPVLVDFWAPWCGPCKRLGPTIDELAADYQGKVKVGKMNTDENMQVPQSLGISAIPTVLLFKNGEIADNGRFVGLTPKEQFVQVLDASAG from the coding sequence ATGTCCGATGCCACAATGACCTTCACAGACGACAACTTCGAATCGGAAGTTTTGCAGTCCGATCAACCAGTCTTGGTCGACTTCTGGGCTCCATGGTGCGGACCGTGCAAACGTCTGGGTCCGACCATCGACGAATTGGCTGCTGACTACCAAGGCAAAGTCAAAGTCGGCAAAATGAACACCGACGAAAACATGCAGGTTCCTCAGTCGCTGGGTATCAGTGCGATCCCAACCGTATTGCTGTTCAAGAATGGCGAAATCGCCGACAACGGCCGCTTCGTCGGTCTGACTCCCAAAGAGCAATTCGTGCAAGTTCTTGACGCTTCGGCTGGTTGA
- the murJ gene encoding murein biosynthesis integral membrane protein MurJ, producing the protein MDAESSGNSVAGNVRLISGCTFLSRILGLVRDAGMAMTFGNGLLMDAFTIAFRLPNLARRLFGEGALTAAFLPAFVAEEEQSGPASAARLARGVLFTLSLVLLAVILLAEVGIVAFAVLSDPTPGNELLLQLTAILLPYLGFICLSAQFSAILHGRNDFLAPALVPIVLNIVWIAGLIGVTTGITDPKTRMIILAACVVFAGFLQFALPASVLWQRGFPLLGDWRESKSQVIHVWQGVLPILCGLAVTQLNPLIDSLIAWSFSAEGDATSANSLASGTASALYLGQRLFQFPIGVFGVALGTVLFPRLARSASQNDFIAIRRELAFGLRLVTYVTIPATAGLMLLAGPLTDLLFRHGAFDSQDAQQTSAMILAYGAGVWSVCGLLIVNRTFYALGNRETPLRLGLFALVANVVLDFLLLPIFKGSGLAWATSISLTIQLVASLVCLRHTLGEFLDRDVWRTIAKSVLATTVMTLAVVSLLRTLPATETLLHRFLRVGVPVAAAVAIYAVVSWRLRMPEFHELLGRSDSKT; encoded by the coding sequence ATGGATGCGGAATCGTCCGGCAACTCGGTTGCTGGAAACGTGCGGTTGATCAGCGGATGCACGTTTCTGAGTCGCATTCTGGGCCTGGTCCGCGACGCGGGTATGGCCATGACCTTCGGCAACGGTCTGCTGATGGATGCCTTCACCATTGCGTTCCGTCTGCCGAATCTAGCCAGACGACTTTTTGGTGAAGGTGCTTTGACAGCTGCCTTCTTACCGGCATTCGTCGCCGAAGAGGAACAGTCTGGCCCCGCATCTGCTGCTCGGTTGGCACGCGGCGTGTTGTTCACACTTTCGCTTGTATTGCTTGCGGTCATTCTGCTGGCGGAAGTTGGAATCGTCGCGTTCGCGGTCCTTTCCGATCCCACACCCGGCAACGAACTTCTGCTGCAACTCACGGCGATCTTGCTGCCGTACTTGGGTTTCATTTGCTTGTCGGCTCAGTTCAGTGCCATTCTGCATGGACGGAACGACTTCCTTGCCCCGGCTTTGGTGCCGATCGTTCTGAACATCGTGTGGATCGCCGGCCTGATCGGTGTCACGACAGGAATAACCGATCCCAAAACGCGAATGATCATTTTGGCAGCGTGTGTAGTGTTCGCCGGTTTCTTGCAGTTTGCGTTGCCAGCCAGTGTGCTCTGGCAGCGAGGGTTTCCACTGCTGGGCGACTGGCGGGAGTCAAAATCTCAGGTCATTCACGTTTGGCAGGGAGTGTTGCCGATCTTGTGCGGATTGGCGGTCACGCAACTCAACCCGCTAATCGACAGCCTGATTGCGTGGTCATTTTCCGCGGAAGGTGATGCAACATCCGCGAACTCGCTGGCCAGCGGAACCGCGTCGGCGTTGTACTTAGGACAACGGCTATTTCAATTTCCGATCGGCGTGTTTGGGGTGGCATTGGGAACGGTGTTGTTTCCGCGATTGGCCCGATCAGCCAGCCAAAACGACTTCATTGCCATTCGACGTGAACTCGCGTTTGGACTACGGTTGGTAACTTACGTGACGATCCCCGCAACTGCCGGATTGATGCTTCTTGCCGGACCGCTGACCGATCTCCTCTTTCGACATGGTGCGTTTGATTCGCAAGACGCCCAACAAACGTCCGCGATGATCCTCGCGTACGGAGCCGGGGTGTGGTCGGTCTGTGGGTTACTGATCGTCAATCGCACCTTCTACGCACTCGGCAATCGAGAAACGCCGTTACGTCTCGGGTTATTCGCGTTGGTTGCGAATGTCGTGTTGGACTTCCTGCTACTACCGATCTTCAAAGGATCGGGTTTGGCGTGGGCAACTTCGATCAGCTTGACAATTCAATTAGTCGCTTCCCTCGTGTGCTTGCGACATACTCTAGGTGAGTTTCTCGATCGCGACGTATGGCGGACGATCGCGAAGTCTGTGCTTGCGACGACGGTAATGACGTTGGCTGTCGTTTCGTTGTTACGGACGCTCCCCGCCACCGAAACGCTACTCCACCGATTCCTACGGGTCGGTGTTCCAGTTGCGGCAGCGGTCGCGATTTACGCCGTCGTCAGTTGGCGACTTCGCATGCCGGAATTCCACGAACTACTCGGCCGTAGCGATTCGAAAACGTAG
- a CDS encoding elongation factor G: protein MCGFSVDHVRNTALVGHGASGKTTLADLMLFKAGASSRAGSVDDGSSLFDFDEDEKLHKYSINSAIAHFEHNDQEIHVLDTPGYPDFIGQAIEALQAVETAVIVVNAAHGLEVNTRRMFRKASTSGLGRMIVLNRMDADNIDFTGLVGRIQEAFGVICIPMQVPVGAGADFSGVVSTLNVPDSVPDGVVVDPNEYAGPLMDAIVEADEELMMRYFDGEEIPADEIAAGVSKAIAAGTLIPIFCCSAKKDVGVSELMDALAAYALNPTQLERVASQGDQQTPIVADPNKDFIGQVFQTRIDPFLGKMSMIRIFQGTLSKDMTIQTGDGTTKPMKIHQLMELQGSGHENVESAGPGDIVATVKMEDLHVNHTLSPAGAYRMPAIPFPIPMIGLAVEPKSRADQQKISGALHKLEEEDPTFTVTRDEQTHEMVMHGMSELHLKTMEERLAHRDKVSIITHQPKIPYREAVTGAAEGSYRHKKQSGGSGQFAEVHLRVSACPRDVNPEEYFVKDNFPNLRTYHYDPTLNFAFVDRISGGSVPNQFIPAVEKGVKERMTKGVLAGYQMQDVVCELFFGKDHPVDSNETAFKTAADRGFRDIAMQAHPVLLEPIVNIEVTVPDEKVGDISGDLSTRRGRPEGMDSDGGFTTIKAKVPLVEVMTYARDLSSLTGGQGSYSLEPSHYETVPAHEQQKVIAAAKHEEEED from the coding sequence ATGTGTGGATTTTCCGTCGATCATGTGAGGAACACGGCCCTGGTTGGACACGGGGCCAGCGGCAAGACGACGCTGGCCGATCTCATGTTGTTCAAGGCCGGTGCGAGTTCGCGGGCCGGGTCGGTAGATGATGGATCAAGCCTATTCGACTTTGATGAAGACGAAAAACTCCACAAATACTCCATCAACTCCGCCATCGCTCATTTCGAGCACAACGATCAAGAAATTCACGTTCTCGACACGCCTGGTTATCCCGACTTCATCGGCCAAGCCATCGAGGCGTTGCAAGCCGTTGAGACGGCCGTCATCGTAGTCAACGCCGCTCACGGGTTGGAAGTCAACACTCGCCGGATGTTCCGCAAAGCGAGCACCAGCGGTCTCGGTCGCATGATCGTCTTGAACCGGATGGATGCCGATAACATCGACTTCACCGGGCTCGTCGGCCGGATTCAAGAAGCGTTCGGCGTCATTTGTATTCCCATGCAAGTTCCGGTGGGAGCCGGTGCGGATTTCAGCGGCGTCGTCAGCACGTTGAATGTCCCCGATTCCGTGCCGGACGGTGTCGTAGTCGATCCGAACGAATACGCCGGTCCGTTGATGGATGCCATCGTCGAGGCCGATGAAGAATTGATGATGCGGTATTTCGATGGTGAGGAAATTCCCGCAGACGAGATTGCGGCAGGTGTTTCCAAAGCCATCGCCGCCGGGACGTTGATTCCAATTTTCTGTTGCAGCGCCAAGAAAGACGTGGGTGTATCGGAACTGATGGACGCTCTGGCCGCGTATGCACTCAACCCGACACAACTCGAACGCGTCGCCAGTCAGGGCGATCAGCAAACACCGATCGTTGCCGACCCGAATAAAGACTTCATCGGCCAAGTCTTTCAAACGCGAATCGACCCGTTCCTTGGCAAAATGAGCATGATTCGCATCTTCCAAGGGACGCTGTCCAAAGACATGACGATTCAAACCGGCGACGGCACGACCAAGCCGATGAAGATTCATCAGTTGATGGAACTTCAGGGCTCCGGCCATGAAAACGTGGAATCGGCGGGGCCGGGTGACATCGTGGCGACGGTAAAAATGGAAGACTTACACGTCAACCACACCCTCAGCCCTGCTGGTGCGTATCGTATGCCCGCGATTCCATTCCCGATTCCCATGATCGGGTTGGCCGTCGAGCCGAAAAGTCGGGCCGACCAACAAAAAATTTCCGGGGCACTGCACAAACTTGAGGAAGAGGACCCCACATTCACCGTCACGCGGGACGAGCAAACGCATGAGATGGTCATGCACGGCATGAGCGAGTTGCACCTGAAGACGATGGAAGAACGGCTTGCCCACCGCGACAAGGTGAGCATCATCACGCACCAACCGAAGATTCCGTATCGCGAGGCCGTCACCGGTGCCGCCGAGGGAAGTTATCGACACAAAAAACAAAGCGGTGGGTCCGGTCAGTTCGCCGAGGTTCACTTGCGTGTCTCCGCCTGCCCGCGTGACGTCAATCCTGAAGAATACTTCGTGAAGGACAACTTCCCGAATTTGCGGACCTACCATTACGATCCGACCTTGAATTTCGCTTTCGTTGACCGCATTAGCGGCGGGAGCGTGCCGAATCAGTTCATTCCCGCCGTCGAGAAAGGCGTGAAAGAGCGGATGACCAAAGGCGTGCTCGCCGGTTACCAAATGCAAGACGTGGTTTGTGAATTGTTCTTCGGGAAAGATCACCCCGTCGATTCCAACGAAACCGCATTCAAAACCGCCGCTGACCGGGGTTTCCGCGACATCGCAATGCAAGCCCATCCGGTGCTCTTGGAACCGATCGTGAATATCGAAGTGACCGTGCCGGACGAGAAAGTCGGCGACATCTCCGGCGATCTTTCCACCCGCCGAGGCCGTCCCGAGGGCATGGACTCCGATGGCGGTTTCACCACGATCAAAGCAAAAGTGCCATTGGTCGAAGTGATGACGTATGCACGCGATCTCTCCAGCCTCACCGGTGGTCAAGGTTCGTATTCACTGGAACCGAGTCACTACGAAACCGTGCCCGCTCACGAGCAGCAAAAAGTCATCGCCGCCGCCAAGCATGAAGAAGAGGAGGATTGA